The following coding sequences are from one Bradyrhizobium sp. 200 window:
- a CDS encoding M20 aminoacylase family protein, whose amino-acid sequence MPIVNRVAEFQPDIQAWRRDIHEHPELLYDVHRTAALVADRLREFGCDEVITGLGRTGVVGVIKGNRPAGNGDVKVIGLRADMDALPIEEATNLPYASKTRGLMHACGHDGHTAMLLGAARYLAETRNFAGDAVVIFQPAEEGGAGAVAMIKDGLMDRFGIEQVYGMHNGPGIPVGAFALRPGPIMAGGDAVVIKIEGRGGHAAHPNQCIDSVLVGAQLITALQSIVSRSVDPLESAVISMCEFHAGHARNVIPQTAELTGTVRTLNGEVRKMVERRVREVVAGMAQATGATIDLRYDRGYPVTVNHIRQTDVATRAARDIAGDANVHVMPPLMAGEDFAFMLEQRPGALIFCGNGDSAGLHHPAYNFNDEAIVFGTSYWIKLVENTLAA is encoded by the coding sequence ATGCCCATCGTCAACCGCGTCGCCGAGTTTCAACCCGACATCCAGGCCTGGCGCCGGGATATTCATGAACATCCGGAACTGCTCTACGACGTGCACCGCACGGCGGCATTGGTGGCGGACCGTTTGCGGGAATTCGGCTGCGACGAGGTCATTACCGGTCTTGGCCGCACCGGCGTCGTCGGCGTCATCAAGGGCAACAGGCCGGCCGGCAACGGCGACGTGAAGGTCATCGGGCTGCGGGCGGATATGGACGCGCTGCCGATCGAGGAGGCGACCAATCTGCCTTACGCTTCCAAAACAAGGGGCTTGATGCACGCCTGCGGCCATGACGGACACACCGCCATGCTGCTGGGCGCGGCGCGCTATCTCGCCGAGACCCGCAATTTCGCCGGCGATGCGGTCGTGATCTTTCAGCCGGCCGAGGAGGGCGGCGCGGGCGCGGTTGCGATGATCAAGGACGGGCTGATGGACCGTTTCGGTATCGAGCAGGTCTACGGCATGCATAACGGTCCGGGAATTCCGGTCGGCGCATTCGCGCTTCGGCCCGGTCCGATCATGGCCGGAGGCGATGCCGTCGTCATCAAGATCGAGGGGCGGGGTGGGCACGCCGCGCATCCGAACCAATGCATCGATTCCGTCCTGGTCGGCGCGCAGTTGATCACGGCGCTGCAGTCGATCGTGTCGCGCAGCGTCGATCCGCTGGAATCGGCTGTGATTTCGATGTGCGAATTTCACGCCGGCCACGCCCGCAACGTGATCCCGCAAACCGCTGAACTGACGGGCACTGTCCGTACCCTGAACGGCGAAGTACGGAAAATGGTGGAAAGGCGGGTACGCGAGGTCGTCGCCGGGATGGCGCAGGCCACCGGCGCCACGATCGATCTGAGATACGATCGCGGCTATCCGGTAACGGTCAACCATATCAGGCAGACCGATGTCGCAACGCGGGCAGCCAGGGACATCGCCGGCGATGCCAATGTGCATGTGATGCCGCCGCTGATGGCTGGCGAAGATTTCGCCTTCATGCTGGAGCAGCGGCCGGGTGCGCTGATCTTCTGCGGCAATGGCGACAGCGCAGGGCTCCATCACCCCGCCTACAATTTCAACGACGAGGCGATCGTGTTCGGCACCTCCTACTGGATCAAGCTGGTCGAGAACACGCTGGCCGCGTAA
- a CDS encoding GMC family oxidoreductase N-terminal domain-containing protein has protein sequence MPKRLEGDFDYIVVGAGTAGCIMANRLSADPKNRVLILEAGGNDNWIWFHIPVGYLFAIGNPRSDWMFRTEPEPGLNGRSLAYPRGKVIGGSSAINAMISMRGQSADYDHWRQLGLTGWGYDDVLPLFRRLEDHFLGESEHHGTGGGWRIEAPRLSWEVLDAVGDAAEEMGIRRIADFNTGDNEGISYFHVNQKRGRRWSSARGFLKPVLNRGNLRLEKNVLVDRLIVENGRAVGVRFIQGNEVVEARTKGEVILCAGSIGSTQVLHRSGIGPADWLSPLGIDVVLDKQGVGRNLQDHLQQRAIYKVFGVRTLNETYYNLIRRGMMGLDYALRRRGPLTMAPSQLGIFTRSDPRRERANIQFHVQPLSLDKFGDPLHRFPAITVSACNLQPTSRGIVRIRSAKPDEAPSIAPNYLSTDDDRQVAADAIRTTRRLMKQKRLERYRPVEYLPGPSVGDDDASLAKAAGDIGTTIFHPVGTAKMGTANDPMAVVDERLRFYGIAGLRVADASVMPTITSGNTNTPTAMIAEKAAAMILEDAR, from the coding sequence ATGCCGAAGCGGCTTGAAGGCGATTTCGACTATATCGTGGTTGGCGCGGGCACGGCCGGCTGCATCATGGCCAACCGGCTGTCGGCCGATCCGAAAAACCGCGTGCTGATCCTGGAGGCCGGCGGCAACGACAACTGGATCTGGTTTCACATCCCGGTCGGCTATCTCTTTGCAATCGGCAATCCGCGTTCGGACTGGATGTTTCGGACCGAGCCGGAGCCCGGGCTCAACGGTCGGTCACTGGCCTACCCCAGAGGCAAGGTGATCGGCGGTTCGTCCGCCATCAACGCCATGATCTCGATGCGCGGGCAATCCGCCGATTACGATCACTGGCGGCAGCTCGGCCTCACCGGCTGGGGCTATGACGATGTGCTGCCGCTGTTCCGGCGGCTGGAAGATCATTTCCTCGGGGAGAGCGAACATCACGGCACCGGCGGCGGCTGGCGCATCGAGGCGCCGCGACTGTCCTGGGAGGTTTTGGACGCGGTCGGCGACGCCGCCGAGGAAATGGGCATCCGGCGCATTGCCGATTTCAACACCGGCGACAATGAAGGCATCAGCTATTTCCACGTCAACCAGAAGCGCGGCCGGCGTTGGTCTTCCGCGCGCGGCTTCCTCAAGCCGGTGCTGAACCGCGGCAACCTGCGGCTGGAAAAGAACGTGCTGGTCGACCGCCTGATCGTCGAGAACGGCCGCGCGGTCGGTGTGCGCTTCATTCAGGGCAATGAAGTGGTCGAGGCCCGCACCAAGGGCGAAGTGATTTTGTGCGCCGGATCAATCGGATCGACGCAGGTCTTGCACCGGTCCGGCATCGGCCCTGCCGACTGGCTGTCGCCGCTCGGCATCGATGTCGTGCTCGACAAACAGGGTGTCGGGCGCAATCTGCAGGACCACCTCCAGCAGCGCGCGATCTACAAGGTTTTTGGCGTCCGCACGCTGAACGAGACCTACTACAATCTGATCCGGCGCGGCATGATGGGGCTCGATTACGCCTTGCGCCGCCGCGGGCCGCTGACCATGGCGCCGTCGCAGCTCGGCATCTTCACCCGCTCCGACCCGCGCCGCGAGCGCGCCAACATCCAGTTCCACGTGCAGCCGCTGTCGCTCGACAAGTTCGGCGATCCCCTGCATCGTTTTCCCGCGATCACCGTCAGCGCCTGCAACCTGCAGCCGACCTCGCGCGGCATCGTGCGCATCCGTTCGGCGAAGCCCGACGAGGCTCCCTCGATCGCGCCGAACTATCTGTCGACCGACGACGACCGCCAAGTCGCAGCCGATGCCATCCGCACCACGCGGCGGCTGATGAAGCAGAAGCGGCTCGAACGCTATCGCCCGGTCGAATATCTGCCCGGCCCCAGCGTCGGCGACGACGACGCCTCGCTCGCAAAAGCTGCCGGCGATATCGGCACCACGATCTTCCACCCCGTCGGGACGGCGAAGATGGGCACGGCGAACGACCCGATGGCGGTGGTCGACGAGCGGTTGCGTTTCTATGGGATTGCCGGGCTGCGCGTGGCCGACGCATCGGTGATGCCGACCATCACGTCGGGAAATACCAATACACCGACGGCGATGATCGCGGAGAAAGCTGCCGCGATGATTTTGGAGGATGCGCGCTGA
- a CDS encoding M20 aminoacylase family protein: protein MPIVNRVADLQPDIQAWRRDIHENPELLYEVHRTAAFVADRLREFGCDEVATGLGKTGVVGVIKGKQPGKGEIGVIGLRADMDALPIEETTNLPHASKTPGLMHACGHDGHTAMLLGAARYLAETRNFAGDAVVIFQPAEEGGAGAAAMIKDGLMERFGIEQVYGMHNGPGIPVGSFAIRPGPVMAATDSIDIKIEGLGGHAARPNKCIDSVLVGSQLITALQSIVSRTIDPLDSAVISICEFHAGNARNVIPQTAELRGTVRTLTPEVRETVEKRVREVCEGVAKMTGAKVDLVYERGYPVTRNHAEQTEFATQVARDVAGAQNVHEMPPLMGAEDFSYMLEARPGAFIFCGNGDSAGLHHPAYDFNDEAIVYGTSYWIKLVENKLAAA from the coding sequence ATGCCTATCGTCAACCGCGTCGCCGATCTGCAACCCGATATCCAGGCCTGGCGCCGCGATATCCATGAAAATCCCGAATTGCTGTACGAAGTCCACCGCACTGCAGCATTCGTCGCAGACCGCTTGCGCGAATTCGGCTGCGATGAGGTCGCCACCGGCCTCGGCAAGACCGGTGTCGTCGGCGTCATCAAGGGCAAGCAGCCCGGCAAGGGCGAGATCGGGGTGATCGGGCTTCGCGCCGACATGGACGCGCTGCCGATCGAGGAGACGACCAACCTGCCCCATGCTTCCAAGACTCCGGGCCTGATGCATGCCTGCGGCCATGACGGACACACGGCGATGCTTTTGGGTGCAGCGCGGTATCTCGCCGAGACACGGAATTTCGCCGGCGACGCAGTCGTGATCTTCCAGCCGGCCGAGGAGGGCGGTGCGGGCGCCGCCGCCATGATCAAGGACGGGCTGATGGAGCGGTTCGGCATCGAGCAGGTCTACGGCATGCACAATGGCCCGGGGATTCCGGTCGGCTCGTTTGCCATCCGCCCCGGTCCGGTCATGGCCGCGACCGACTCGATCGACATCAAGATCGAAGGGCTCGGCGGCCACGCCGCGCGCCCGAACAAATGCATCGATTCCGTGCTCGTCGGCTCGCAGTTGATCACAGCGCTACAGTCGATCGTCTCAAGGACCATCGATCCCCTGGACTCCGCGGTGATCTCGATCTGCGAGTTCCATGCCGGTAACGCCCGCAACGTGATCCCGCAGACCGCCGAACTCCGGGGCACCGTGCGGACGCTGACGCCGGAGGTGCGCGAAACGGTGGAGAAGCGGGTCCGCGAGGTGTGCGAGGGCGTGGCCAAAATGACCGGCGCCAAAGTCGATCTGGTTTATGAGCGCGGCTATCCCGTGACCAGGAACCACGCCGAGCAGACCGAGTTCGCCACGCAGGTGGCCAGGGACGTCGCGGGCGCCCAGAACGTCCACGAGATGCCGCCGCTGATGGGCGCAGAAGATTTTTCCTACATGCTGGAAGCGCGGCCGGGCGCCTTTATCTTCTGCGGCAACGGCGACAGCGCAGGACTCCACCATCCCGCCTATGATTTCAACGACGAGGCGATCGTGTACGGCACCTCGTACTGGATCAAGCTGGTCGAGAACAAGCTGGCGGCGGCGTGA